One Sphingobium sp. Cam5-1 genomic window, GGTAGATGATCCCGTCCTTCGACAGCGACATCATCCCTTCCAATTGGAGAAAATCGTCGAAGAAAGACCGGACGCCGGTTTCAAACCGGGGCGACGCCATCAACCGGTCCACTTGCCGGACAAGCCCGGCCTGCGTCATCAGGCTGCCGTCCGCCGCCGCCTGCAACAATTGTTCATCGGGCGTGCTGTTCCACAGAAAATAGCTGAGCTTGCTGGCGCGCGACCATGCGTCGATCGTCCGGCCGCCCGGCGCACTGGGGTCGGCCACCTCCCGGTCGGTCTGAAACAGGAAGGGCAGGTCCGACAGCATCGCCGTCAGCATGATCGCCAGCCCGCCGTGAAAATCCTTGAGCGTCGCCGCCGCTGCCAGCGTCTGGGTGACGGCGAGCTTTATCTCCCCATCGGTCAGTGGCCGCCGGTAAATCCTGAGGCCGACCCGCTTGAAGAAATCAGCCGCGCAGGCCGCGCCTTGCGGATCGGACGCCGACGGCGCGCACCCCACGAGGCGATCGCGATGTTTCGCATCGACCACCTGTTCGGCGATGCCGCGCGCAATCTGCTCATATTGCTCCGCCCCCGCCGGGGTCAGCGAGACTGCGCTGGTGCCCGCCGCCAGCAAACCGCCGATCCGCAAGTCCGGTTCGAACCGACCGCTCACCTTGATGTCAGGCCCGAATATATCGGCGATGGTCGCGCGATATTGCGCCTCGGTCAGCCGCCGGAATTTGGGCACCTGTGCCTGCTGCGCCTGCTGCTGCGCTGGCGCATCCGCCTGTCCGGCGCTGGCGGCCATCAGGATTGCGCCGATGGAACAGAGCGCCGTGACTGCGGACAGCGCGCGAAGGACGCGGGATGAGATCACCGGCCCGCTCACGGCTGCACTCCTTGCGCCACTTGCTGCGCTTTGATCAGGAAGACAGGTACACCCTTGAACCGCAGTGCCGATGAAATGGCCGTGTTGCGCCCCGTCTTCGGATCAGGGAAGGCATCGGCATAGCGCCGCACCGCCTTGATCAGCGCGGGGCAGGACATGCGCGTCAGATTGGCGCCGACCTGGGTCGACTGATGATAGTTGTCCTCTATGCTTGCCAAAGTGTGATAGCCGTAAATGCCACCCTCTATGGCTTCGCCCGGCTTGATCTTCGCCTGGATGCGCGCCTGCCGGACCTCGCGATAGCTGTCGATGATCTGCTCACGCAGCCGCAACCGTAAGTCGAACGGTTCAGTTAGCAGTTCGCGATTGCGGATTTTTCCCTTGGTCTCCGCCATGAAGCGGCGATCCGGATCAACATCCAGACTGGCCCAGGCCAGCGGCTTCCCCGCACCAGACAGTTCCAAAGGATTGGCGCTGGCATAAAGGCGCACGGTCACATCATCGTCGTTGACCGGATCATCGACGCCACTCACCTCGACCAGCGTGGGCGACGACATCGATGTGATGACCTCGTCCGCCACCTTGGGCGTGCCGAAATCGCGCGTGGAAAAAGTGCATCCCACCGCCCGGATCAACTGGTTATCGACGCCCGGCTTTTGATCGGGGCTGACATAATCATCCTTGCTCGCGCGGCCGTCCAGATCGATGCCGTAGGCGATGGGGCCGCGATAATCCTCATTTCCCTTTTCCATGAAGGGAAAGTCTTCCGGATTGGTGCAGCTGTCATAGGCGAAACGGGTGCCCAGGAAGGCAGCCGTGCCCTTCCCCTTGGGTATATGATATTTCTGGCGCAAGGCTTCCTGTTCCGCTTCGCTCAGTTGAGCCATGCTGCCATTGGAGCCGGAAGGCTTGCCGGTGGGCACCATCTTGAAGCCAAGGCGCTGGCCCATCAGCTTGTGCAACTCCTGCACCTTGTCGGGCGCCTCATATTTCGCGCGCTCGGCGGGCGGCAGGGTTTTCAGAAACAGGTCGGACGAACTGAGCGACGGCGCGCGGCACGCCTTTTCATCTTCGTAAGCCGCCACATAGACGTTGGTCAGCGCAAAGGAAAAGCTCTGCTGCTGCGGCGCGGACGCACCAATCGCCATCATGCTGCCCATCGCCAGCAATCCCGCCGCGACACGCCTGTCGCGCCCATGGGATCTTATGTCTTTCATCACCCTCTCCTGCCGCCAGCGCTGTTACGCCGGTGTTTCTTCGTCCGTTATCATGCAGCCGCGCGGGCGTGCGCCACGGCGTTACTGTTCACCGAAGCGGCAGAAGTGATCCGAAATGTGCGGTAAGGCTGGATTTAGGCAAGTCAGGCTGATCAGAAACTCTGCGTCGCGATTTCCACGCTCATCCGCTGCGCCGCGCTGATCAATGCAGGCCCCAACTCGTCCAGCCGGGCGCGGGTCAGATGAGACGACCGGTCCGAAATCGACAGTGACCCCTTGGGCAGCCCGTAGCGGTCCTTGACCACAGCAGCGACGCAGCGCAGCCCGTCGCTATGCTCTTCGTCGTCCAGCGCATATCCGCGTGCCCTGATCTGCGCCAATTCGCTGCGCAGACGGTCACCGTCGATGATGCTGCGCGCGGTGCGGGCCTTGAGCGGCGTGCTGTCCAGATAGCGGTCGAACTCCAGCCGGGACCATTGCGCCATCAACACCTTGCCCGACGCCGTGCTATGCAGCGGCAACACAGCACCCGGCCGCGCCGCGGTCTGACGGAAACCGTTGGTCGCGGCTTGGCCAACATAACAGACACCCGCCCCCTCGGGCACGGCGATATTCACGCAATGCTGTACTTCCGACATCAGTGACCGCATGATCGTGTGGCCCAACTGGCCCAAGTCCCGCGTCTGAGCGAAAACCGCGCCCACGGTGAAGGCCTGGACACCGACCGACCAGCCATTTTTCCGCCGGTCGAAAGCGACATAGCGCAATGCCTCCATGGTCGTCAGCAGGCGATGGGTAGTGGATCGCGGCAGGCCCACGGCACGGGACAGGTCGCTGAGCGTCATATGATCGCTCTTGGCCAATTCATCGAGAATGCCGAACGCCCGCACCAGCGACTGCACTCGCCCAAGCAGACCGTCCTCCGGCTCTTGCTGACTATCGGTCACATCCTGTTCCTCGCCTGCTGAGCTGTCGTCGCGCGAACGCAGCCTTAGAGAAACTGGTATGACCTGTTTTCCCACCTTTGTCGATATGCTTTGCGTTGGCCTTCGACCGGCCCGTATCCATCATGCGTGTCAGGAAAACATCCTGTTCGCATCACCGTCCCGCATCATGGGATGGCCGATTGTGGATCGACGGCCTTGGGCTAAGGATCAGCCCAAGCTGAGGAGAGGATCATGCCCGACATCTTGCCGATCGATCGCCGCACGGCATTGACGCTGGGGGCAGGTGCGCTGCTGTCCGGTATTGAACCCGCCTTTGCCCGCAAAATCGGACAAAACGGCGCGCCGGACTGGGCGAGCGAACCCATGCGTTGGTTTCAGCTTGCCTTTACCGAAGATGATCCGGGCCGCTACGATCCGGCTTTCTGGATCGAGTATTTCCAGCAGATTCATGCCGATGGAGTCTGCCTGAGTGCCGGGGGAGGCATCGCCTTCTACCCGACAACCATTCCCTATCATGGCATGGCGCAGGGCATCGGTAAGGGCATGGACCCGTTCGGCGACATGGTCGCCGCGTGCAAGAAGCTGGGCATGCGCGTACTCGCGCGCATTGATCCCCATGCGATGAACGCGACTGCCGCCGCTGCCCATCCCGAATGGGCGCTGACCGGCCCGGACGGAAAGATCAAACGGCACGGCAGCGCGCCGGACCTGACCCTGACCTGCGCTTATGGCCCCTATAATTTCGACCTGATGCCCAAGGTGATCGAGGAAATCGCCCAGCGCTATCCGGTGGATGGCTTCTTCGGCAACCGCTGGAACGGCAGCGGCACCTGCTATTGCCAAAGCTGCCGGACGCTTTACCACGCCGCGTCAGGGCAGGAGATTCCGGCTGACCCCGACCCTTCCAAACTGGAAGGGCGGCGATATGCGGCCTGGGTTGAAGACCGGCTCTTCGCCCTCATGGACCTTTGGAACGCGGCCGCGCGCAAGCACCGGCCCCAGGCCTTCTTCATCCCAGGCGGTGACCGCCGAGGACTGGTCGATCTGAACGGCCCCGCTCTGTCAAAGCGTCTACCGCTCTCCTTTTGCGATCGCCAGGCACGCTCGTCCGACGATTCGGGCTGGGGCACGGGTCCCGAGGTCTGGGGCGCGGGCCGCTACACTCGCGAACTGCGCGCCTTCATGAAAGACAAGCCGGTCGGCCACATCATCTCCGTAGGGGTGGAAGAAGCCTATCGCTGGAAGGATTCGGTGCAGAGCCCGGCCGAAATCCGCATCTGGGCGGCAGGCGCGATCGCCCAGGGCGCGCGGCCGTGGATCACCAAGTTCAATGCCAAGCCGCTCGACCGCCGCTGGATGGAGGTGGTCCGGCAAATCTACAGCTGGCACCACGCCAACGAAGCCTATCTGCGCAACAGAGGCAATCTGGCGCGGGTCGCGATCGTCCATTCACCCAGGACGACTGCCTATCTGGGCGGCTGGAATCAGCGCGGGCAGTTGGAGGGGCATTCGCGCGGCTTTTACGAGGCGGCGCTTGAATCGCGCGTGCCCTTCGACCTTATCGACGAGGATTTTCTGGACGAAGCCAGCCTGTCGCGCTTCCGCACCATCATTCTCGCCAATGCGGCGGTGCTGTCCGACGCGCAATGCGATCAGATTCGCGCCTTCGTGAAGCGGGGCGGCAACGTGATCGCCACCTATCAGACCTCGCTCTATGATGGGGACGGACAGCGGCGGGCGGACTTTGGCTTGGCGGACCTGTTCGGCTGCTCTATCGCCGGGGAGTCCGAAGGACCGCTCAAGAACGCCTACCTCACCTTGCGCCATGCGCACCCGGCCATGGCCGACCTGAGCGACATCAATCGCACCATCGGCCCGCTCTTCCGCCAGCCTGTCACCGCGCGCGACCAGAGGGACGTGGCACTGACGCTGGTGCCCAGCTATCCCGACCTGCCGATGGAGCGCGTCTTCACTGACCAGACGGAAACCAACCTTCCGATGGCGATCTGCCGTCAAGTCGGCCGTGGCCGCGTCGCCTATCTGCCAATGGACATCGACCGCACCTTTGCAGAGCTTGGTCATGGCGATCATCTGACATTGCTGCACGCCATGCTCGACTGGACCCATCAGGAAGCGCATCCGCTGCAGATTGAAGGTCCCGGCCTGCTGGACATCGCCTGCTGGCGCCAGGAAAAATCGATGACCGCGCATCTGGTCAATCTCAACAACCCCATGACGATGCGGGGCAGCTATCGCGAGGCGATCAGGACCGGCCCCTACCGGGTCCGCATGCAACTGCCACAAGGCAGACGCGCTGCGCAGGCCCGGCTGCTGACCGCGGGAACAGCCGTGCCACACGGGGCGGCGGACGGCTGGGTCGAAGTCGATGTGCCGTACATAGACTTCCACGAAGTCGTCGCGATCGACTTAATTTAAGAGCGGCCCCTTGTGCAAACCTAACTTCCGTTCGCCCTGAGCCTGTCGAAGGGCTCTACTTCTTTGAAGAACAAGAAAAGGAACGAGCCGCCATGATCGATCGCCGCGACATGCTAGCCCTGAGCGCGCTGGGGGCTCTTGTCCTGGGCACAGCGTCCAACGCGGATGCTGCTCCGGTGACGCCGGATCATGCCAGTCTTTCCCTTCACGGACGCCAATTGCACATCCTCGACCTCACGCACAGGCTGACCCGGGCCTTCGCCTTCACCCCCGGCCGCCTGATCATGGAAGCCGTGGAAGGATCGGGAATGAAGGCAGGGATGGCGCTCAATCGCATCTCGATCGTCGAACATACCGGCACGCATCTCGACGCCCCCCGCCATTTCGCGCCTGATGGAGCATCGGTCGGCGACATACCCGTCAGCCAGTTGATCGTTCCGCTCGTCGTGATCGACATAAGGGACAAGGTCAAAACTGATCGCGACGCTCGGGTGGAAGCGCGGGATGTCATCGCATGGGAACGCCGCCACGGCCGCATCCCGTCCGGTTCCTGCGTTGCCATGCTGTCTGGCTGGGACCCTCTGAGTCCCTTTTCGAGCTATGCAAGCCTCACCCCCGCCGAACGGCGCAAAAGCCCCGGATTCGATGCTGCCGTTATGGATATTCTGATGAAGCGAGATGTGCGCGGCATCGGTGTCGATACCATGTCGATCGATGCGGGTGAGGCGATGCCCGCCTTCCCCGTTCATCAGGCATGGCTGCGCAGCGGGCGCTGGGCGTTGGAGGGGCTCGCCAATCTCGACCGCGCGCCTGCTGCGGGCGGGTTGCTATTCGCAGGCGTCGTGCCGCTGGAAAACGCCACTGGCATGCCCGCGCGCGTGATCGCGCTTTACTGAACGAGTGCTGCGGCGCCCGCCCGTGCAGAAGCCAGCGCCGCAGCCAGTACCGTCAAGCGCGCATCAGCGATCCGCCATTGACGTCATAGATCGCACCGTTGATCCAGCGGCCATCCTCCGACAACAGCATCGCGACGACGCCGGCATGGTCTTCGGATTGGCCCAGCCGGGTGTGCGGGGTGCGCGCCATGAAATAGTCGGCCCACTTGGTGGCCTCCTCGGCGTTCGCTTCCATCGCCGTCTTCATCTCGCCGGTCACCGTGAAGCCGGGGGCGAGCACGTTGGCGGTGATGCCTTCCTTGCCCCAGCGCGCACCGACGTGGCGCGCCAGCGCGTTCACGCCTGCCTTCGCCATGGCATAGCAGGGCCGCGTCGGTTCCCCACCATGCGCCGAACCGGAGCTGGTGTAGACAATCGCTCCCTTGCCGCTCTTGACGAGGTGCGGCACGACCGCGCGGGTGCATAGCAGGTGGCCGCGCAAGTTCACAGCGATCGTGCGGTCAAATGTGGAAAGGTCGATGGCCAACGCGTCGCTGTCTTCCATGATAACGCGCAGGTCTGCCGCATTGATATGTGCCCCGTCGAGGCCGCCGAAGCGGCTCACCGCCTCTTCCGTCGCCTTCTGCACCGATGCCTCGTCGGAAATGTCGACATAGACGGCGAAGGTTTCCCCGCCCGCTTCCTGCGCCACTTGCGTCGCGCCTTCGAGGTTGATGTCGGCGGCGCAGACACGCGCGCCTTCCTCGGCCAGGCGCTTCACAGTGGCCGCGCCGATGCCGGTCGCGCTGCCGAACACGATGATACGGCGGTCTTTAAGACGATTATTGCTGGTCATGAGCATCCTCCGGATAAGCTGTCGGTGTTGGAAACTTCGTCGGTTGAGTAACCACTCACCAAGTGGTTAGCAGCTCGTTCGAGCGCCGTCACCATCGCGCTGTGATCCTTTTCCGCATCGCCGTGCGCTACGCAACTGTTGAAAAGTTGCTGCGCATTTGCCGTCGCAGGCAGCGCAACTCCCAGTGAACACGCACCGGCAAGCGCCAGATTCAAATCCTTCTGGTGGAGCCGGACGCGAAAGCCGGGGTCGAAGGTTCGGTCGATCATCCGCTGGCCATGCACCTCCAGAACGCGCGATGCCGCAAAGCCGCCCATCAACGCTTCGCGCACCCGCGCCGGGTCCGCGCCCGCCTTCGATGCGAAGACCAGCGCTTCGGACACCGCTTCGATATTCAGCGCGACGATAATCTGGTTGGCGACCTTGGTTACCTGTCCCGCGCCCACGTCACCCACCAATGTGATACTCTTGCCCATAAGTTCCAATAGCGGCCGGACCTTTTCAAACACATCCGCCTTGCCCCCGCACATGATGGTAAGCGCCGCATTCTTCGCCCCCACCTCACCGCCGGAAACTGGCGCGTCGACATAGGCGCAGCTCAGCGCCTCGATCCGGCCCGCAAAGTTACGTGTCGCGATCGGGTCGATGGAGCTCATGTCGATGACGATCGTGCCGGGCTTCAACCGCTGCGACGCGCCGTCCGCGCCGA contains:
- a CDS encoding DUF1592 domain-containing protein, with the protein product MSGPVISSRVLRALSAVTALCSIGAILMAASAGQADAPAQQQAQQAQVPKFRRLTEAQYRATIADIFGPDIKVSGRFEPDLRIGGLLAAGTSAVSLTPAGAEQYEQIARGIAEQVVDAKHRDRLVGCAPSASDPQGAACAADFFKRVGLRIYRRPLTDGEIKLAVTQTLAAAATLKDFHGGLAIMLTAMLSDLPFLFQTDREVADPSAPGGRTIDAWSRASKLSYFLWNSTPDEQLLQAAADGSLMTQAGLVRQVDRLMASPRFETGVRSFFDDFLQLEGMMSLSKDGIIYPAFRSSAAPAAREQTLRTITTLLVEENGDYRDLFTTRRVAMNRQLSPLYRMPYGPRDWSMITLPDQDPRVGLLTQISFLALHSHEGRSSPTLRGKALREVLMCEHVPTPPANVNFTIVQDTSNPAFRTTRERLKAHLDDEECASCHKLTDPMGLTLDSFDGAGQFRPTENGVPIDTSGMLDKVVFNDSAGLGKALHDNPKVTQCLAQSAWRYAAGRSLLPSEEPLTTRLHDDFARAGFRIRPLFRRIVIDPQFFAVRAPAASRIAGKPSSGRKG
- a CDS encoding IclR family transcriptional regulator codes for the protein MTDSQQEPEDGLLGRVQSLVRAFGILDELAKSDHMTLSDLSRAVGLPRSTTHRLLTTMEALRYVAFDRRKNGWSVGVQAFTVGAVFAQTRDLGQLGHTIMRSLMSEVQHCVNIAVPEGAGVCYVGQAATNGFRQTAARPGAVLPLHSTASGKVLMAQWSRLEFDRYLDSTPLKARTARSIIDGDRLRSELAQIRARGYALDDEEHSDGLRCVAAVVKDRYGLPKGSLSISDRSSHLTRARLDELGPALISAAQRMSVEIATQSF
- a CDS encoding alpha-amylase family protein; translation: MPDILPIDRRTALTLGAGALLSGIEPAFARKIGQNGAPDWASEPMRWFQLAFTEDDPGRYDPAFWIEYFQQIHADGVCLSAGGGIAFYPTTIPYHGMAQGIGKGMDPFGDMVAACKKLGMRVLARIDPHAMNATAAAAHPEWALTGPDGKIKRHGSAPDLTLTCAYGPYNFDLMPKVIEEIAQRYPVDGFFGNRWNGSGTCYCQSCRTLYHAASGQEIPADPDPSKLEGRRYAAWVEDRLFALMDLWNAAARKHRPQAFFIPGGDRRGLVDLNGPALSKRLPLSFCDRQARSSDDSGWGTGPEVWGAGRYTRELRAFMKDKPVGHIISVGVEEAYRWKDSVQSPAEIRIWAAGAIAQGARPWITKFNAKPLDRRWMEVVRQIYSWHHANEAYLRNRGNLARVAIVHSPRTTAYLGGWNQRGQLEGHSRGFYEAALESRVPFDLIDEDFLDEASLSRFRTIILANAAVLSDAQCDQIRAFVKRGGNVIATYQTSLYDGDGQRRADFGLADLFGCSIAGESEGPLKNAYLTLRHAHPAMADLSDINRTIGPLFRQPVTARDQRDVALTLVPSYPDLPMERVFTDQTETNLPMAICRQVGRGRVAYLPMDIDRTFAELGHGDHLTLLHAMLDWTHQEAHPLQIEGPGLLDIACWRQEKSMTAHLVNLNNPMTMRGSYREAIRTGPYRVRMQLPQGRRAAQARLLTAGTAVPHGAADGWVEVDVPYIDFHEVVAIDLI
- a CDS encoding cyclase family protein codes for the protein MIDRRDMLALSALGALVLGTASNADAAPVTPDHASLSLHGRQLHILDLTHRLTRAFAFTPGRLIMEAVEGSGMKAGMALNRISIVEHTGTHLDAPRHFAPDGASVGDIPVSQLIVPLVVIDIRDKVKTDRDARVEARDVIAWERRHGRIPSGSCVAMLSGWDPLSPFSSYASLTPAERRKSPGFDAAVMDILMKRDVRGIGVDTMSIDAGEAMPAFPVHQAWLRSGRWALEGLANLDRAPAAGGLLFAGVVPLENATGMPARVIALY
- a CDS encoding SDR family NAD(P)-dependent oxidoreductase, with protein sequence MTSNNRLKDRRIIVFGSATGIGAATVKRLAEEGARVCAADINLEGATQVAQEAGGETFAVYVDISDEASVQKATEEAVSRFGGLDGAHINAADLRVIMEDSDALAIDLSTFDRTIAVNLRGHLLCTRAVVPHLVKSGKGAIVYTSSGSAHGGEPTRPCYAMAKAGVNALARHVGARWGKEGITANVLAPGFTVTGEMKTAMEANAEEATKWADYFMARTPHTRLGQSEDHAGVVAMLLSEDGRWINGAIYDVNGGSLMRA
- a CDS encoding 2-hydroxy-3-oxopropionate reductase, yielding MKIGFIGLGIMGRPMAGHLQAAGHAIYSCANRTPMPDELREGGAIACTTPADVAAEVECLVLMLPDTPDVERVLFGADGASQRLKPGTIVIDMSSIDPIATRNFAGRIEALSCAYVDAPVSGGEVGAKNAALTIMCGGKADVFEKVRPLLELMGKSITLVGDVGAGQVTKVANQIIVALNIEAVSEALVFASKAGADPARVREALMGGFAASRVLEVHGQRMIDRTFDPGFRVRLHQKDLNLALAGACSLGVALPATANAQQLFNSCVAHGDAEKDHSAMVTALERAANHLVSGYSTDEVSNTDSLSGGCS